The following are encoded together in the Thermogemmatispora onikobensis genome:
- a CDS encoding isocitrate lyase/phosphoenolpyruvate mutase family protein: protein MMSSQYTMNGNGAHGKRQTPYSGPSAEELERAWREDPRWQGIKRPYSGQDVIRLRGSIQIEYTLARLGAERLWELLHSEPYVAALGALTGNQAVQQVKAGLKAIYLSGWQVAADANLAGQMYPDQSLYPSNSVPHVVKRINQALQRADQIQQAEGKGDTYWFAPIVADGEAGFGGPLNVFELTKAMIEAGAAGVHFEDQLASEKKCGHLGGKVLIPTRLAIRNLI from the coding sequence ATAATGAGCAGTCAATATACTATGAATGGCAACGGTGCCCATGGAAAGCGGCAGACGCCCTATAGCGGCCCCAGCGCCGAGGAGCTGGAGCGTGCCTGGCGCGAAGATCCGCGCTGGCAGGGGATCAAGCGGCCCTATAGCGGACAAGACGTCATCCGTCTGCGCGGCTCCATTCAGATAGAATACACCTTAGCGCGCCTGGGGGCTGAGCGGCTGTGGGAGCTGCTGCACAGCGAGCCATACGTGGCGGCGCTTGGAGCACTCACCGGCAACCAGGCGGTTCAGCAAGTCAAAGCAGGCCTCAAAGCCATCTATCTGAGCGGCTGGCAGGTAGCTGCCGATGCCAACCTGGCGGGGCAGATGTATCCCGACCAGAGTCTCTACCCCTCCAACAGCGTGCCGCATGTCGTCAAGCGCATCAACCAGGCGCTGCAGCGGGCCGACCAGATTCAGCAGGCCGAAGGGAAGGGAGACACCTACTGGTTTGCCCCGATTGTTGCCGATGGCGAAGCGGGTTTTGGTGGGCCGCTCAACGTCTTTGAGCTGACCAAAGCCATGATCGAAGCGGGGGCGGCAGGCGTGCACTTTGAAGATCAGCTCGCCTCAGAGAAGAAGTGTGGTCACCTGGGCGGCAAGGTCCTGATCCCCACGCGCCTGGCCATTCGCAACCTGATC
- a CDS encoding SEC-C metal-binding domain-containing protein codes for MFEELKRAIQHYIVDELLKMLRGEITVTVQRPQPKPRQLPRNLRTNIEEIARLSGQSKSDGNGSRPRSGGGRRAARGGTAVASAPVAQPAAPPRKIGRNDLCYCGSGKKYKKCHGA; via the coding sequence ATGTTTGAGGAGCTGAAGCGCGCCATCCAGCACTATATCGTCGACGAACTGCTCAAGATGCTGCGCGGCGAAATCACCGTGACCGTCCAGCGCCCGCAGCCGAAGCCGCGTCAGCTGCCGCGCAACCTGCGCACCAATATCGAGGAGATCGCGCGCCTCAGCGGTCAGTCCAAGAGCGATGGCAACGGCTCCCGCCCGCGCAGCGGCGGAGGACGGCGCGCGGCCCGTGGCGGCACGGCGGTTGCCAGCGCCCCCGTGGCTCAACCAGCGGCCCCCCCGCGCAAGATCGGGCGCAACGACCTCTGCTACTGCGGCAGCGGCAAAAAGTACAAGAAGTGTCACGGCGCCTAG